From Afipia carboxidovorans OM5, one genomic window encodes:
- a CDS encoding DUF1236 domain-containing protein yields MTKMAHAVVVAALVLTPAMASAQNVVRDSARDGAEAGGQVLGPVGAAVGGTVGAAVGTAVAIPDAVIGAVRNEHVPSVVVEERIAVGEPLPDTVVLHEVPRYKTYRYAVVNDQRVIVDPRTRRVIRIIE; encoded by the coding sequence ATGACGAAAATGGCTCATGCTGTTGTGGTTGCGGCCCTGGTGCTGACGCCTGCGATGGCCTCGGCACAGAACGTGGTTCGCGACAGCGCCCGCGATGGTGCGGAAGCGGGCGGCCAGGTATTGGGTCCGGTCGGTGCGGCGGTCGGCGGCACGGTGGGTGCCGCAGTCGGCACCGCAGTCGCGATCCCGGATGCGGTGATCGGCGCGGTTCGAAACGAGCATGTGCCCTCGGTCGTGGTCGAGGAGCGCATCGCGGTCGGCGAGCCGCTGCCCGATACGGTCGTGCTGCACGAGGTGCCGCGCTACAAGACCTATCGCTATGCGGTGGTGAACGATCAGCGCGTCATCGTCGACCCGCGCACCCGTCGCGTGATCCGCATCATCGAGTGA
- a CDS encoding glutamate synthase subunit beta yields the protein MGKITGFLEFERHDRGYKPVAERITNYDEFVIPLSEKELRDQAARCMNCGVPYCHGTGSVAPGTPGCPVNNQIPDWNDLVYKGNWEEASRNLHSTNNFPDFTGRICPAPCEASCTLNIIESPVTIKSIEHAIVERAWESGWLAPEIATEKTGRKVAVVGSGPAGLACAQQLARVGHEVHVFEKHAKAGGLLRYGIPDFKLEKRVIDRRLEQLEAEGVVFHCNTPVGGSSPDAVDPSDLIKAYDAVALTGGAEAPRDLPVPGRELDGIHYAMDFLPQQNRRVGQEPLDGARDILATGKHVIVIGGGDTGSDCIGTSVRQGAASVTQLEIMPEPPAHENKALTWPFWPLKLRISSSQAEGATRDYAVMTQKFSGENGKVAKLHGVHVDAKFQPVPGTEFELPADLVLLAMGFVHPLHEGLLKSLGVDLDPRGNVRAATSDYKTSVAKVFSAGDMRRGQSLVVWAIREGRQCAAAIDEFLTGATTLPR from the coding sequence ATGGGAAAGATCACCGGATTTCTTGAGTTCGAACGGCACGACCGCGGCTACAAGCCGGTTGCCGAGCGCATCACCAATTACGACGAGTTCGTCATTCCGCTGTCGGAGAAGGAGCTGCGCGATCAGGCCGCGCGCTGCATGAATTGCGGCGTGCCCTATTGCCACGGCACCGGCTCGGTCGCGCCCGGCACGCCGGGCTGCCCGGTCAACAACCAGATCCCGGACTGGAACGACCTCGTCTACAAGGGCAACTGGGAAGAGGCCTCGCGCAACCTGCACTCGACCAACAACTTCCCTGATTTCACCGGCCGCATCTGCCCCGCGCCGTGCGAGGCATCCTGCACGCTGAACATCATCGAGAGCCCGGTCACCATCAAGAGCATCGAGCATGCGATCGTCGAGCGCGCGTGGGAGAGCGGCTGGCTCGCGCCGGAAATCGCCACGGAGAAAACCGGCCGCAAGGTCGCCGTGGTCGGCTCCGGCCCCGCGGGTTTGGCCTGCGCGCAACAACTCGCGCGCGTCGGCCACGAGGTGCATGTGTTCGAGAAGCACGCCAAGGCGGGCGGGCTTCTGCGCTATGGGATTCCCGACTTCAAGCTGGAGAAGCGCGTCATCGACCGCCGCCTCGAACAGCTCGAGGCCGAAGGTGTCGTGTTCCACTGCAACACGCCGGTGGGCGGCTCGTCGCCCGACGCGGTCGACCCGAGCGATCTCATCAAGGCCTATGACGCCGTGGCGCTGACCGGCGGTGCGGAAGCGCCGCGCGATCTGCCGGTGCCTGGCCGCGAACTCGACGGCATTCACTATGCGATGGATTTCCTGCCGCAGCAGAACCGCCGCGTGGGTCAGGAGCCGCTTGATGGTGCGCGCGACATCCTTGCCACCGGCAAGCATGTCATCGTGATTGGCGGCGGCGACACCGGCTCGGACTGCATCGGCACTTCGGTGCGGCAGGGTGCTGCGTCGGTGACGCAGCTCGAGATCATGCCGGAGCCGCCCGCGCATGAGAACAAGGCGCTGACCTGGCCCTTCTGGCCGCTGAAGCTGCGCATCTCGTCGAGCCAGGCGGAAGGTGCGACGCGCGACTACGCGGTGATGACGCAAAAATTCTCCGGCGAAAACGGCAAGGTGGCGAAGCTGCACGGCGTGCACGTCGATGCCAAATTCCAGCCGGTGCCCGGCACCGAGTTCGAGTTGCCCGCAGATCTCGTGTTGCTCGCGATGGGCTTTGTGCATCCGCTGCACGAGGGGCTTTTGAAGTCGCTCGGCGTCGATCTCGATCCGCGCGGCAATGTCCGCGCCGCCACCAGCGACTACAAGACGTCGGTCGCGAAGGTATTCTCCGCGGGCGACATGCGGCGCGGCCAGTCGCTCGTCGTCTGGGCGATCCGCGAAGGCCGCCAGTGCGCCGCCGCGATCGACGAATTCCTCACCGGTGCGACCACCCTGCCGCGGTGA